TTGGTAAATTCAAAGAAAAAGATTTTCAGTTTATCATAAACGAAATTAACCAAATAAAAAAAGAAATAGGTGATAAAATATTGAAAGTTATTATCGAAACTGCACTTTTATCGCCTAGCGAAATTGCAAATGCAACAAAAGTAATTAGTTCTACAAATGCTGATTTTATCAAAACATCAACAGGATTTTCCTATCGTGGTGCAACTTTTCAAGATCTTGAAATTATAAATGAAAACAAAAGTGAGAAATTAGCAATTAAGGCCGCAGGGGGAATTTCTAATTTTAGCGATATGGAAGCCTTTTATAAATTAGGAGCGACCCGTTTTGGTACCTCAAAATCTGTTAGCATTATAAATGGTTTAAAAGATAAAAAAAATGAATATTAATTTCGGGCTTTTAAATTTATATTATAATTTATCTAGCGAATAAAAATTGTCCTGTAAACCAATTTTAAAGGAGTAATTATTATGGAA
The sequence above is a segment of the Mesomycoplasma flocculare ATCC 27399 genome. Coding sequences within it:
- the deoC gene encoding deoxyribose-phosphate aldolase, whose amino-acid sequence is MNFNSIIDHTLLKPQATSSDIKTLIQEAKTYNFGAICIAPVWVRLAKKELEKTNIKIVTVIGFPLGNQISAIKQKEAALAIAHGADEIDMVMNIGKFKEKDFQFIINEINQIKKEIGDKILKVIIETALLSPSEIANATKVISSTNADFIKTSTGFSYRGATFQDLEIINENKSEKLAIKAAGGISNFSDMEAFYKLGATRFGTSKSVSIINGLKDKKNEY